One region of Exiguobacterium acetylicum genomic DNA includes:
- a CDS encoding cytochrome ubiquinol oxidase subunit I, whose product MFNDPVLLSRLLTGLTLAFHIIFATIGVGVPLMVLAAEFIGLKRKDPDYILLARRWTRGYVVTVAVGVVTGTAIGLQLSLLWPSLMQVAGQTIALPLFMETFAFFFEAIFLGIYLYTWDRFKNPWLHWLIGIPVVIGATASAFFITTVNSFMNSPEGFKIVNGTLTQIEPLKAMFNTATPTKATHVIVSAYLTVAFILAAIAAFHLLRKKTLSAAETAYHKKALRLTVMAGLIFAFSTALVGDFSGKYLAKYQPEKLAAAEWHFETTSEAELIFGGILDQQEDGSYEIKGAVKIPYALSILAGGAPDTEVIGLNEFAKEDQAPLIVHYFFDIMVSIGMYLAAISALFILAFRLKKLNPYNKWILRGVFIGGPLAMISIEAGWMYAEIGRQPWTLYGIMRTADAATTSTAVGPMLILFSALYLMLGTICTVVLLRMFKKNPVGKELQELAENHHARGEAMFVDDNK is encoded by the coding sequence ATGTTCAATGATCCCGTATTGCTCAGTCGATTGTTGACAGGGCTCACATTAGCGTTTCATATTATATTCGCGACGATTGGCGTCGGGGTACCACTCATGGTACTCGCAGCTGAATTCATCGGTCTGAAACGCAAAGATCCGGATTATATTTTATTAGCAAGACGGTGGACGCGTGGATACGTCGTTACCGTCGCAGTCGGTGTCGTGACAGGGACGGCCATCGGATTGCAATTATCACTACTTTGGCCGTCACTCATGCAAGTGGCTGGTCAAACGATCGCACTACCGCTATTTATGGAAACATTCGCATTCTTCTTTGAAGCGATTTTCCTCGGTATTTATCTGTACACGTGGGATCGGTTTAAAAACCCATGGTTACACTGGTTGATCGGGATTCCGGTCGTCATTGGTGCGACAGCATCAGCATTCTTCATTACGACGGTCAACTCCTTCATGAACTCACCAGAAGGATTTAAGATCGTCAACGGAACGCTAACGCAAATTGAACCATTAAAAGCAATGTTCAATACAGCAACACCTACAAAAGCAACACACGTCATCGTATCGGCTTATTTAACAGTCGCATTCATCTTGGCGGCAATCGCGGCGTTCCACTTACTCCGCAAAAAAACACTCTCAGCAGCGGAAACAGCGTATCACAAAAAAGCACTTCGCTTAACGGTTATGGCTGGATTGATTTTTGCCTTCTCGACGGCACTTGTCGGGGACTTCTCAGGGAAATACTTGGCGAAATACCAGCCAGAGAAACTCGCAGCCGCTGAATGGCATTTTGAAACGACAAGTGAAGCCGAGTTGATCTTTGGTGGGATACTTGATCAGCAAGAAGACGGCAGTTATGAAATCAAGGGTGCCGTCAAAATCCCATATGCACTCTCAATTCTTGCGGGTGGAGCTCCAGATACAGAAGTCATTGGTCTAAATGAGTTCGCAAAAGAAGATCAAGCACCGCTGATCGTTCACTATTTCTTCGATATCATGGTTTCGATCGGTATGTATTTGGCTGCCATCTCTGCCTTGTTCATCTTGGCATTCCGTTTGAAAAAATTAAATCCTTATAACAAATGGATTTTAAGAGGTGTCTTCATCGGTGGACCTCTGGCGATGATTTCAATTGAAGCAGGTTGGATGTATGCTGAAATTGGTCGTCAACCTTGGACACTGTACGGCATCATGCGGACAGCAGATGCGGCGACGACATCAACTGCTGTTGGTCCGATGTTGATTCTATTCAGTGCCTTGTACTTGATGCTCGGTACGATTTGTACAGTCGTATTATTACGGATGTTCAAGAAAAACCCGGTTGGAAAAGAACTTCAAGAACTTGCTGAAAACCACCACGCGCGTGGGGAAGCTATGTTCGTGGATGATAACAAGTAA
- a CDS encoding N-acetyldiaminopimelate deacetylase, protein MEYAIEMRRALHKIPEPGFKEFKTQAFILEQIRAYPPDRVTYDTFETGVFVRVKGLTGNRTIGYRADIDGLPIEEATGLPFCSEHPGFMHACGHDMHTSIALGLMKRIIELPVMDDVVFLFQPAEEGPGGAEPMIKSPLFEKYRPSEMYGLHVAPEYPVGTIASRPGVLFASAREVHITIYGQSGHAAFPHLTIDTVVAQAALIMQLQTIVSRSINPMNCSVITIGKVDAGIRENVIAGRAVLDGTMRALNGEDMEKLERRVRDIIRGIEASFGVKIDLQFGNRYYEVVNDRHIVDKFSSFVKMNANYIECDAAMTGEDFGFMLKEIPGMMFWLGVDNPTSGLHQPTLNPDESAIPFVIDLLDHYFREYV, encoded by the coding sequence ATGGAATACGCCATTGAAATGCGGCGCGCGCTTCATAAAATACCAGAACCAGGGTTCAAGGAATTTAAGACGCAAGCTTTTATATTGGAACAAATTCGTGCTTATCCACCAGATCGTGTCACGTATGATACGTTCGAAACGGGTGTTTTCGTTCGAGTGAAAGGATTGACTGGAAATCGGACGATTGGATACCGGGCAGACATTGATGGGTTACCAATCGAAGAAGCGACAGGTCTTCCATTTTGCTCGGAACATCCAGGCTTCATGCATGCCTGTGGTCACGATATGCACACGTCGATTGCGTTGGGATTGATGAAACGAATCATTGAATTGCCGGTCATGGATGATGTCGTCTTTTTATTCCAACCAGCGGAAGAAGGTCCGGGCGGGGCAGAACCGATGATTAAAAGTCCGTTGTTTGAAAAATATCGTCCAAGTGAGATGTATGGTCTTCACGTCGCACCGGAGTATCCAGTCGGTACGATTGCAAGCCGTCCAGGCGTCTTGTTCGCGAGTGCTCGAGAAGTCCATATCACGATCTATGGTCAAAGTGGTCACGCGGCATTTCCTCATTTGACGATTGATACGGTCGTTGCGCAAGCAGCCTTGATCATGCAATTGCAAACAATCGTCAGCCGATCCATCAATCCGATGAACTGTAGCGTCATCACGATCGGAAAGGTCGATGCCGGGATTCGAGAAAACGTCATCGCCGGTAGAGCTGTTCTTGACGGTACGATGCGCGCACTCAACGGGGAAGATATGGAAAAACTGGAACGACGTGTTCGTGACATCATCCGGGGAATCGAAGCTTCCTTTGGCGTCAAGATTGATCTGCAATTCGGAAATCGTTATTACGAGGTCGTCAATGACCGACACATCGTTGATAAATTTTCATCATTCGTTAAGATGAATGCGAACTATATTGAATGTGATGCAGCAATGACAGGAGAAGACTTTGGATTCATGTTGAAGGAAATTCCAGGGATGATGTTTTGGCTCGGAGTCGACAATCCAACATCTGGACTTCATCAACCAACCTTGAATCCGGATGAATCCGCTATTCCATTTGTGATTGATTTACTCGATCATTATTTCCGAGAATATGTTTAA
- a CDS encoding LysR family transcriptional regulator — protein MQVSEMEMLITLSEELNMRRAAERLFVSQPALSQRLVAIERRWGTKLFIRSSRGLSITPQGEKVIGLAKEMNRKELELKSELTAEEGAVYGTLRIAVASIMGQYWLPRVLKRFVERYPHVRVQLVTGWSSEMMRHMLEEHFHIGIIRGNPDWKGVKERLFSDPLYLVDSELTSIEQLRVTDRPFIQFKSDSTYYQEILEWWQDRFASPPSRTLVVDQIETCKQMALHGIGFAILPESTIQQSNEVMQLPLKTSSGKILKRDTWILSTESMLELKQVQAFWDIVKEEGGSQSDGIRH, from the coding sequence TTGCAAGTGTCGGAAATGGAAATGTTGATCACCTTATCGGAAGAATTGAATATGAGGCGCGCTGCTGAACGATTATTCGTCTCGCAACCTGCACTTAGTCAACGTCTCGTTGCGATTGAAAGACGCTGGGGAACAAAGTTATTCATTCGTTCATCGCGTGGGTTAAGCATCACACCACAAGGAGAAAAAGTAATCGGTCTCGCAAAAGAGATGAATCGGAAGGAACTTGAGTTAAAAAGTGAATTGACAGCAGAAGAGGGGGCTGTTTATGGGACGCTTCGAATTGCCGTCGCTTCCATCATGGGGCAATACTGGCTCCCGCGTGTCTTGAAACGATTCGTTGAGCGTTATCCGCATGTCCGTGTTCAGCTTGTCACGGGATGGTCCAGTGAGATGATGCGCCATATGTTAGAGGAACATTTTCATATCGGAATCATTCGTGGAAACCCGGACTGGAAAGGTGTCAAAGAACGTCTTTTCTCGGATCCGCTCTATTTAGTCGATAGTGAGTTGACGTCAATCGAACAGTTACGCGTGACGGATCGACCATTCATCCAGTTCAAGAGTGATTCAACGTACTATCAGGAAATTTTAGAATGGTGGCAAGATCGGTTCGCAAGTCCACCATCTCGGACGTTGGTCGTCGATCAAATCGAGACATGTAAGCAGATGGCTCTACATGGAATTGGATTTGCGATTTTACCCGAGTCGACGATCCAACAATCAAATGAAGTCATGCAGCTTCCGTTAAAAACATCATCTGGAAAGATATTAAAGCGAGATACATGGATTTTATCTACGGAATCGATGCTTGAACTAAAACAAGTTCAAGCATTTTGGGACATCGTAAAAGAAGAAGGAGGAAGTCAGTCAGATGGAATACGCCATTGA
- a CDS encoding disulfide bond formation protein B, translating into MTRYHFMFIISTIATLGSLYFSEIRGFIPCPLCWWQRLFMYTTAFYLLISLFRSKTIDPLFVRLYVLAGFGVALYHVILERLPDGEALCTSGCLIKWVNYFGFLTIPMMSLIAFTLLLILAFYPARSNNEA; encoded by the coding sequence ATGACACGCTATCATTTTATGTTCATCATCTCAACGATTGCAACGCTTGGCAGTCTCTATTTCAGTGAAATTCGCGGATTCATTCCCTGCCCTCTCTGTTGGTGGCAACGGCTATTCATGTATACGACTGCCTTTTATTTGCTCATCTCGCTATTCCGGTCGAAAACGATCGATCCGCTCTTCGTTCGCCTGTATGTGCTTGCCGGCTTTGGTGTCGCCTTGTACCACGTCATCCTTGAGCGCTTACCCGATGGCGAAGCATTATGTACAAGCGGCTGTCTCATCAAGTGGGTCAACTATTTTGGTTTCTTGACGATTCCGATGATGAGTCTCATTGCCTTCACTTTACTCTTGATTCTAGCGTTCTATCCAGCACGTTCGAACAATGAAGCATAA
- a CDS encoding FAD-dependent oxidoreductase encodes MTIGIIGGGLSGLTAAALFAKQGTPVTLWDAGLLGGRATSQTVKGFTFNYGAHAIYGRDQSILRKLTKQLGIEVTWLDFSASRAKYEFSGHLTAVPANAWGLLKTEVIEGTNKVRFTWEIIKTILRVERGDPQQSIGQWLKTERVDEQVAQLMLDLASTNFFTAEPEKIPSDVYFEYYQKLFRTRKPVSYIEGGWQGLIQELERIILENHGEILKKTKITAVESTTTGFLVRDRKKQEWNVERIIFAVPPREILKMATPTAIQRFVTPYASHEPVEVFVYDLGLHPYIQTPYSYIYDRSHRAFITDLSHYDASLAPKDGQVLQAIAYLEHDRLEDPEYIGHVRTGIEQMLDVHFADWRQRIVAERTIKRAVVQEIKWKMGQAPLATHIPDHAGIAFVGDWCEGTGQLSELAFSSAVSVFNRWT; translated from the coding sequence ATGACGATTGGGATTATAGGTGGAGGGTTATCCGGCTTGACGGCAGCTGCATTATTCGCAAAACAAGGAACGCCGGTCACGCTTTGGGATGCGGGGTTACTTGGAGGACGTGCCACCTCTCAAACCGTAAAAGGATTTACGTTTAATTACGGTGCTCATGCGATTTACGGACGCGATCAATCGATTCTTCGCAAACTAACGAAACAGCTCGGTATCGAAGTGACGTGGCTGGATTTCTCGGCGAGTCGTGCGAAATATGAGTTTTCAGGTCATTTGACGGCAGTTCCTGCGAATGCCTGGGGATTATTGAAAACAGAAGTCATCGAAGGAACGAACAAAGTACGTTTCACATGGGAAATCATTAAAACGATTTTACGAGTCGAACGAGGGGATCCGCAACAATCGATCGGGCAATGGTTAAAGACAGAACGAGTCGATGAACAAGTGGCACAGTTGATGCTTGATTTGGCATCAACGAACTTTTTTACGGCAGAACCCGAAAAAATTCCGTCAGACGTCTATTTCGAGTATTATCAAAAACTTTTTCGGACGCGCAAGCCTGTCTCATACATCGAAGGTGGATGGCAAGGGTTAATACAGGAGTTGGAACGGATCATCCTAGAGAACCACGGAGAAATCCTGAAAAAAACAAAAATAACAGCAGTCGAATCGACTACGACAGGATTCTTAGTACGTGATCGAAAGAAACAAGAATGGAACGTCGAACGGATCATCTTTGCCGTACCACCGCGTGAAATCTTAAAAATGGCGACTCCCACTGCCATTCAGCGATTTGTTACACCGTACGCGAGCCATGAACCGGTAGAAGTATTCGTGTATGATCTTGGACTTCATCCGTATATCCAAACACCGTATTCATACATCTACGACCGTTCGCATCGAGCTTTCATCACGGATTTATCGCATTATGATGCAAGTCTTGCACCGAAAGATGGTCAAGTCCTTCAAGCAATCGCCTACCTTGAACACGATCGACTTGAGGATCCTGAATATATTGGACATGTCCGAACAGGAATCGAACAGATGCTTGACGTTCATTTTGCAGATTGGCGACAACGTATCGTCGCAGAACGAACGATCAAACGAGCAGTCGTACAAGAAATCAAATGGAAAATGGGGCAAGCGCCGCTTGCGACTCATATTCCGGATCATGCAGGTATCGCTTTCGTCGGGGACTGGTGTGAAGGTACGGGACAACTCTCGGAGCTTGCGTTCTCAAGTGCCGTGAGCGTCTTCAATCGCTGGACGTGA
- the nadE gene encoding ammonia-dependent NAD(+) synthetase, with the protein MQQEIIQVTGVKPVIDPAQEVNERVAFLKAYLKHTGAKGFVLGISGGQDSSLAGRLCQLAVEELRKEEGKDVAFYAVRLPYGEQQDEADAQTALTFIQPDHSLRVNIKPAVEASMQAFKEATGAELSDFSKGNTKARERMKSQYDLAAHYGCLVVGTDHAAEFVTGFYTKHGDGACDLTPLTGLNKRQGKQLLRYLNAPEVLIEKVPTADLEENRPALPDEVALGMTYEEIDDYLEGKTISEASQEKLETQYKRVGHKHHMPVSPLDEWWKA; encoded by the coding sequence ATGCAGCAAGAAATCATCCAAGTAACAGGCGTAAAACCTGTCATTGACCCAGCACAAGAAGTAAACGAGCGGGTAGCCTTCTTGAAGGCGTATCTCAAGCATACAGGAGCAAAAGGATTCGTATTAGGCATCTCTGGCGGACAAGATTCTTCGCTCGCCGGTCGTCTGTGCCAACTGGCTGTTGAAGAGTTGCGAAAAGAAGAGGGGAAAGATGTCGCGTTTTATGCGGTCCGCTTGCCTTACGGGGAACAACAAGATGAAGCAGACGCACAGACAGCCTTGACGTTCATTCAACCGGATCATTCGCTTCGTGTGAACATTAAACCAGCAGTCGAAGCATCGATGCAGGCGTTCAAAGAAGCGACAGGTGCAGAACTTTCCGACTTTAGTAAAGGAAATACGAAAGCGCGGGAGCGAATGAAAAGCCAATATGATTTAGCCGCTCATTATGGCTGTTTAGTCGTTGGAACGGATCATGCAGCTGAATTCGTGACGGGATTCTACACGAAACACGGTGATGGTGCATGTGATTTGACGCCATTGACAGGACTGAATAAACGGCAAGGGAAACAACTTTTACGTTACTTGAACGCACCAGAAGTCTTGATTGAAAAAGTTCCGACAGCAGATCTTGAGGAAAATCGTCCGGCATTACCAGACGAAGTGGCACTTGGTATGACATATGAAGAAATCGATGACTACTTGGAAGGAAAGACGATTTCAGAAGCAAGTCAAGAAAAGTTAGAGACGCAGTATAAACGTGTTGGACACAAGCATCATATGCCGGTCTCACCACTCGATGAATGGTGGAAAGCCTAA
- a CDS encoding BsuPI-related putative proteinase inhibitor has translation MKRLVFILLLLSVCLAGCQEKKQQATTTTNEPIQIAVKTTKQDDMMQLDISLTNPNDHSVNVTYPSSQRFQAQLIDAKQHVTYDFEKEQVFTQAIEKDTFTKRETKQYTVELPISSLGDSTEVRVSTIRQFKGASAKQTTDQQMIDSK, from the coding sequence ATGAAACGTCTCGTTTTCATTCTGCTACTGCTTTCTGTTTGTTTAGCAGGTTGCCAAGAAAAGAAACAACAGGCAACAACAACCACGAACGAACCGATTCAGATCGCAGTCAAAACGACAAAGCAGGACGACATGATGCAATTAGACATTTCTTTAACGAATCCAAATGATCACAGTGTGAACGTGACGTATCCTTCCTCACAACGTTTTCAGGCTCAATTGATTGATGCGAAACAACACGTAACGTATGATTTTGAGAAAGAGCAAGTATTCACGCAAGCGATTGAAAAAGATACGTTCACGAAACGCGAAACGAAACAGTATACGGTTGAATTACCAATCTCCTCTTTAGGTGATAGTACGGAAGTACGCGTATCGACAATCCGTCAGTTTAAAGGAGCAAGTGCGAAACAAACGACGGATCAGCAAATGATTGATTCAAAATGA
- a CDS encoding conserved virulence factor C family protein yields the protein MKIVAIEPTPSPNNMKVIVDEVFSEKGQTFEHAFGAPEHIQRLLEIPGVKFVYQVSDFLSIERYPKYDWRSLVIDIRRAFGETLNDVEQHETDAEYEPVHLFVQFILGVPMQIKGVKGLEEKREGLSERFREAALFVQPFVQNVISDRRWVEQAPRYGDLDESLREVANEIEIAYPVERLERLKSLAAGEDITFSGQAIQSSDWKERFAALDELPVEMEWVPAYARLLQDEKMQIRRQAIVKLGMFEDHREELLEYLTSALHDPSGIVRRTAGDTISDWAMPEAEPMMMEALADKNKLVRWRAARFLFDVGTEQSIPRLREAIRDREYEVALQAELALTRIESGEEALGTVWQQMNRMIDESS from the coding sequence ATGAAAATCGTAGCGATTGAACCAACACCAAGTCCAAATAACATGAAAGTCATCGTTGATGAGGTCTTTTCGGAAAAGGGGCAGACATTTGAGCATGCCTTTGGCGCACCGGAACACATTCAGCGATTACTTGAAATACCAGGCGTTAAGTTCGTTTATCAGGTCAGTGACTTTTTATCGATCGAGCGTTATCCGAAATATGATTGGCGCTCGCTTGTCATCGATATACGACGTGCGTTTGGTGAAACGTTAAATGACGTTGAACAGCACGAGACAGATGCTGAGTATGAGCCTGTCCATCTATTCGTGCAGTTCATTTTAGGCGTACCGATGCAAATCAAAGGTGTGAAAGGATTAGAAGAAAAACGAGAAGGGCTGTCGGAACGTTTCCGGGAAGCAGCGCTATTCGTCCAACCATTCGTTCAGAATGTCATTAGCGATCGACGCTGGGTGGAACAAGCACCTCGATACGGTGATCTTGACGAAAGTTTGCGTGAGGTAGCGAATGAGATTGAGATTGCCTATCCAGTCGAACGTCTCGAACGTCTCAAGTCGCTCGCAGCAGGAGAAGACATTACATTTAGCGGTCAAGCGATTCAATCATCCGATTGGAAAGAACGATTCGCAGCGCTCGATGAACTACCTGTTGAGATGGAATGGGTTCCAGCTTATGCTCGCCTGTTACAGGACGAGAAGATGCAAATTCGACGTCAAGCGATCGTAAAGCTTGGGATGTTCGAAGATCACCGTGAAGAACTATTAGAGTATTTGACGAGTGCACTGCATGATCCGTCAGGGATCGTTCGCCGGACAGCAGGCGATACGATTTCAGATTGGGCGATGCCAGAAGCTGAACCAATGATGATGGAAGCGTTAGCGGATAAAAATAAATTAGTACGCTGGCGAGCTGCTCGCTTCCTGTTTGATGTCGGAACGGAACAATCGATTCCAAGACTGCGTGAAGCCATTCGAGACCGGGAATATGAAGTGGCTCTACAAGCCGAACTCGCATTAACGCGGATCGAAAGTGGGGAAGAAGCACTAGGAACGGTTTGGCAGCAAATGAATCGAATGATAGATGAAAGTTCATAA
- a CDS encoding alpha/beta fold hydrolase, producing MENQTLVLLHGFTGGTDYFNRVEANLRHSFDVLPLSLPGHEGLDVGPDTIEGFAEWVMHELDRRGIEKPIIIGHSFGGYITAAIVEGYADQISGYGLVYSTAKADDEQAKQKRNQNITRVEEVGVREFVNGLVPSLFAEGADEFAVAEALEIGYMMTVEGAIRALSAMRDRRDMTKVLTKASVKGLIIHGTKDQLISEESAFAPKNDHLMHRSTDSGHMGMLETPDAFVAIIEEAFK from the coding sequence ATGGAAAACCAAACACTTGTACTCCTGCATGGATTTACAGGAGGAACAGATTATTTTAATCGGGTAGAGGCAAATTTACGACATTCCTTTGATGTATTACCACTAAGTTTACCGGGACATGAAGGACTCGATGTTGGTCCTGATACGATTGAAGGCTTTGCAGAATGGGTCATGCATGAACTTGATCGACGTGGTATCGAAAAGCCGATCATCATCGGGCATTCCTTTGGTGGATACATCACAGCTGCAATCGTTGAAGGGTATGCGGATCAAATCAGTGGATACGGTCTTGTGTACTCGACAGCTAAAGCAGATGATGAACAAGCGAAACAAAAACGAAATCAAAACATCACGCGCGTCGAAGAAGTCGGTGTCAGAGAATTCGTCAATGGTCTTGTTCCATCCTTATTCGCTGAAGGGGCAGATGAGTTTGCTGTCGCTGAAGCACTTGAGATTGGATACATGATGACGGTCGAAGGAGCCATTCGTGCGCTCTCTGCGATGCGAGATCGGCGAGATATGACGAAGGTCTTGACGAAAGCAAGCGTGAAGGGTCTCATCATTCATGGCACGAAAGATCAACTGATTTCAGAGGAAAGTGCATTTGCACCAAAGAATGATCATCTCATGCATCGGTCAACAGACAGTGGACACATGGGGATGCTTGAGACACCGGATGCTTTCGTTGCAATCATCGAAGAAGCATTCAAGTAA
- a CDS encoding GNAT family N-acetyltransferase yields the protein MWGLRKPFPELRTERFILRELENRDARELFKILSDDKVMYYYGSDPLVTVYEAKNVISYFKEQFTQGKAIRWAIADAQTNQLIGTIGFHNWLSQYHRAEIGFEVSQDYWQRGVASEAARAVLTYGFEEFALHRISALVAPENLASNALVQKLGFKAEGLLADYAYSHGRFMDLTMYRMLASEWKG from the coding sequence ATGTGGGGCTTGCGAAAGCCTTTCCCAGAATTGCGGACCGAGCGCTTCATATTACGTGAGCTCGAAAACCGTGACGCACGCGAATTGTTTAAAATCCTATCGGACGATAAAGTCATGTACTATTACGGATCAGATCCGCTCGTGACGGTCTATGAAGCTAAAAATGTCATCAGTTACTTTAAGGAACAGTTCACGCAAGGTAAAGCGATTCGCTGGGCAATTGCTGATGCGCAAACGAATCAATTGATCGGGACGATTGGTTTTCATAACTGGCTGTCCCAATACCATCGGGCTGAAATTGGTTTTGAAGTTAGTCAAGACTATTGGCAACGTGGTGTCGCCTCGGAAGCGGCAAGAGCTGTTCTGACATATGGCTTTGAAGAATTTGCTCTCCATCGGATCAGCGCCCTCGTCGCACCTGAAAATCTCGCTTCTAATGCACTAGTACAAAAATTAGGATTCAAAGCAGAAGGCTTACTAGCAGATTATGCGTACAGTCATGGTCGTTTCATGGACTTGACGATGTACCGGATGCTCGCATCTGAATGGAAGGGATGA
- the brnQ gene encoding branched-chain amino acid transport system II carrier protein — MFKTKDTFALGFMIFALFFGAGNLIFPPELGALAGSQFFPAILGFIVTGVGLPLLGLLAVASIGGGIKTLAAPLPRFVGAALTFALYVAIGPFFGIPRTSVVTYELGVVPFLGAPSQMTLIISSSLFFLATLYLVLRPGKLLEIIGRFITPLLLIALAALSISSIVSPLSSVASPNEAYETTGQAFIQGFLQGYLTLDALGALVFGVVVLHTLKSRGVHERTAQFKVVTRAGIIAATALTLVYVGLGMIGRNTFAAIGKVDGPTLLQHYANTAFGTIGLAVLGLAILLACLTTSVGLVTAFAEYMMTISNRVSLKAASIFTTALGLTVSIVGLQTLLSIAVPVLMFLYPIVIVLIALTFMRHLFRRKSVVYQSTLGVTIFFSFCSALNQLSLFPGNLKTFYQSLPLVDQSLEWLFPTLIAFGISSWFGHVSSASITQKRAS, encoded by the coding sequence ATGTTTAAGACAAAAGATACATTTGCTTTAGGATTTATGATTTTTGCATTATTTTTCGGTGCGGGTAACCTGATCTTCCCACCGGAACTCGGTGCGCTTGCGGGTTCACAGTTCTTTCCTGCCATCCTTGGCTTTATCGTGACGGGTGTTGGTCTTCCATTGCTCGGCTTACTTGCAGTTGCCTCTATCGGAGGTGGCATCAAAACACTTGCTGCACCACTCCCTCGTTTTGTAGGTGCTGCCTTGACGTTCGCACTCTATGTGGCGATCGGTCCCTTTTTCGGGATTCCGCGAACATCGGTTGTCACGTATGAGCTCGGAGTCGTACCATTTCTTGGTGCTCCCTCACAAATGACGTTGATCATCTCATCGAGTCTCTTTTTCCTTGCCACACTTTATCTTGTACTACGACCAGGAAAATTACTTGAGATCATCGGGCGTTTCATCACACCATTATTACTGATTGCTCTTGCTGCATTAAGCATCAGTAGCATCGTTTCGCCGCTTTCGAGTGTCGCTTCACCGAACGAGGCGTATGAGACGACTGGACAGGCATTCATTCAAGGTTTCCTTCAAGGGTACTTAACGCTTGATGCACTCGGTGCCTTGGTATTTGGTGTCGTCGTACTGCATACATTGAAAAGCCGAGGCGTTCATGAACGAACAGCACAATTTAAAGTCGTCACTCGTGCCGGAATCATCGCTGCCACTGCTTTGACTCTCGTCTATGTCGGACTTGGAATGATCGGACGTAACACATTTGCCGCCATCGGAAAAGTTGATGGTCCAACACTTCTTCAGCATTATGCAAATACTGCCTTCGGCACAATCGGTTTAGCTGTACTTGGTCTTGCGATCTTGCTTGCATGTTTGACGACATCAGTTGGTCTCGTCACCGCATTTGCAGAATATATGATGACGATTTCCAACCGTGTATCTTTAAAAGCGGCAAGTATCTTCACGACTGCTCTTGGTCTTACGGTATCGATCGTCGGATTGCAGACATTGCTATCCATCGCCGTTCCGGTATTGATGTTCCTTTATCCAATCGTCATCGTCTTGATCGCTTTGACATTCATGCGTCATCTGTTCCGTCGTAAGTCGGTCGTTTATCAATCAACTCTTGGTGTAACGATTTTCTTCTCATTCTGTAGTGCGTTGAATCAACTTTCGCTTTTCCCGGGAAATCTTAAAACGTTCTATCAATCCTTGCCTTTAGTGGATCAAAGTTTAGAATGGTTATTTCCAACACTCATCGCCTTCGGTATCAGTTCATGGTTTGGACACGTTTCCAGTGCTTCTATCACACAAAAACGCGCTAGCTAG